The proteins below come from a single Synechococcus sp. WH 8101 genomic window:
- a CDS encoding occludin/ELL family protein: MARFFTSLALLPLGAVLATAARANTVVCTTTLEAPSGLAPVAAVEPAAPVEVSRCAPVQTTDALVVNRFYTWTAPYARGVDLIHQVTDLLGIAMAGPEGNRLMGLGFPDQTIIWDGSALQNTYQVLLEQQSAPIPWRTVDISSGFSGSLAAEQAQPDESLEVLIPVEASAQPVRGLW; this comes from the coding sequence GTGGCCCGGTTTTTCACCTCCCTGGCCCTGCTTCCCCTGGGCGCTGTGCTGGCAACGGCGGCCCGGGCCAACACGGTGGTCTGCACCACCACGCTGGAGGCGCCGTCAGGCCTGGCGCCGGTGGCTGCCGTTGAGCCGGCGGCCCCGGTGGAGGTGAGTCGCTGCGCCCCGGTGCAGACCACCGACGCTCTGGTGGTGAACCGCTTCTACACCTGGACCGCGCCCTACGCCCGTGGCGTCGATCTGATCCATCAGGTCACCGATCTGCTTGGAATTGCCATGGCCGGACCGGAAGGCAATCGCCTGATGGGCCTGGGTTTCCCCGACCAGACGATCATCTGGGATGGATCGGCGCTGCAGAACACCTACCAGGTGTTGCTGGAGCAACAGAGCGCACCGATTCCCTGGCGCACGGTCGATATCTCCAGTGGTTTCAGCGGCAGCCTCGCGGCGGAGCAGGCGCAGCCGGACGAGAGCCTGGAGGTGCTGATCCCGGTGGAGGCTTCGGCTCAGCCGGTGCGCGGCCTGTGGTAA
- a CDS encoding phosphoglucomutase/phosphomannomutase family protein has product MASAPLPLAAAPIKFGTDGWRGILGVDITVERLLPVAAASAQELAARAPDGLRSRTVVIGYDRRFLAPELAAAIAAAVRGCGLEPLLTDTAVPTPACSWAVVQRQALGALVITASHNPPEWLGLKIKGPFGGSVEGDFTAAVEQRLRAGGITPPVGGETPRFDGRGEHLDGLRRKLDLPALCRGLEAMNLRVIVDPMHGSAAGCVAELLGDGVGDHQLVQEIRSQRDPLFGGHPPEPLAPYLGDLIAAVKGAAAEGQHAVGLVFDGDGDRIAAVDEQGRFCSTQQLMPLLIDHLARARQLPGSVVKTVSGSDLMRLVAEDLGREVLELPVGFKYIAAEMLAGEVLIGGEESGGVGFGMHLPERDALFAALLVLEALVEGGQPLGARIHALQQRCGGASHYDRLDLRLADMGCRRRLETLLAEQPPEEVAGAPVQEVIRTDGVKLRLGPSHWLMLRFSGTEPLLRLYCEGPDEARVAEVLAWARAVATSV; this is encoded by the coding sequence ATGGCCTCCGCTCCCCTGCCTCTGGCTGCTGCTCCGATCAAGTTCGGCACCGATGGCTGGCGCGGCATCCTCGGCGTGGACATCACCGTGGAGCGCCTGTTGCCAGTGGCGGCCGCTTCAGCCCAGGAGCTGGCTGCTCGGGCGCCCGACGGCTTGCGCAGCCGCACCGTGGTGATCGGCTACGACCGCCGCTTTCTCGCCCCTGAGCTGGCGGCGGCGATCGCCGCCGCCGTCCGTGGCTGCGGCCTTGAGCCCCTGCTCACCGACACCGCCGTTCCCACGCCGGCCTGCAGCTGGGCGGTGGTCCAGCGCCAGGCCCTCGGCGCCCTGGTGATCACCGCCAGCCACAACCCGCCCGAGTGGCTGGGGCTGAAAATCAAAGGTCCGTTCGGCGGCTCCGTGGAAGGGGATTTCACGGCGGCCGTGGAACAGCGTCTGCGCGCCGGTGGCATCACCCCACCCGTTGGAGGGGAGACCCCCCGATTCGACGGGAGAGGCGAGCATCTCGATGGGCTGCGCCGCAAGCTGGATCTGCCCGCCCTCTGTCGCGGCCTGGAGGCGATGAATCTGCGCGTGATCGTGGATCCGATGCATGGCTCGGCGGCAGGCTGCGTGGCCGAACTACTCGGCGATGGGGTCGGCGATCACCAGCTGGTGCAGGAAATCCGCAGTCAGCGCGATCCCCTCTTCGGAGGTCACCCACCCGAACCACTCGCTCCCTACCTGGGCGATCTGATCGCCGCGGTGAAGGGAGCAGCCGCAGAGGGCCAGCACGCAGTTGGCCTGGTCTTCGATGGCGATGGTGATCGCATCGCCGCCGTGGATGAACAGGGGCGGTTCTGCAGCACCCAGCAGCTGATGCCGTTGCTCATTGACCACCTGGCCCGAGCCCGACAACTCCCCGGCTCCGTGGTGAAAACCGTGAGTGGTTCCGATCTGATGCGGCTGGTGGCGGAAGACCTGGGCCGCGAGGTGCTTGAACTGCCCGTGGGTTTCAAATACATCGCCGCCGAGATGCTGGCTGGCGAGGTGCTGATCGGTGGAGAGGAGTCCGGAGGCGTGGGCTTCGGCATGCATCTTCCTGAGCGGGACGCCCTGTTTGCAGCCTTGCTGGTGCTGGAAGCCCTGGTGGAAGGCGGCCAACCCCTAGGCGCGAGGATCCACGCCCTGCAGCAGCGCTGTGGCGGCGCCAGCCACTACGACCGGCTCGATCTGCGCCTGGCCGACATGGGCTGCCGCCGGCGCCTGGAGACCCTGCTGGCAGAACAGCCGCCGGAGGAGGTGGCGGGAGCCCCTGTTCAAGAGGTGATCCGCACCGATGGTGTGAAGCTGCGACTGGGGCCCAGTCACTGGTTGATGCTGCGCTTCTCGGGCACCGAACCGTTGCTGCGCCTTTATTGCGAAGGCCCAGACGAAGCACGGGTGGCCGAGGTGCTCGCTTGGGCCCGCGCCGTTGCGACGTCGGTTTGA
- a CDS encoding folate-binding protein YgfZ, with translation MTAPTTDALLWDATFPLLRLQGDGSRDFLHGQTSADLQQAAHHALIRSCWLTATGRVQALLEVRLDDEGADVLVLSGDAAALASGFDRVIFPADRVRLLPLAQQRRLQRLQAPGVDRPWCDDVLWCDDSSVPAAWEALPRAEASALEAWRLRVGLPGHPAELNGDTNPLELGLGDWLSLSKGCYLGQETIAKLTARDGVKQKLRHWQLVDAPIGLTIEPGTPLRLNNERAGVITSALHTPGGWQGLALVRRAALEAPQLQLGGEGLTLQISPPTGFRDLAESS, from the coding sequence ATGACGGCACCAACCACTGACGCATTGCTCTGGGATGCCACCTTTCCCCTGCTGCGCCTGCAGGGCGATGGCTCCCGCGACTTCCTGCATGGGCAGACCAGTGCCGACCTGCAACAGGCCGCCCACCATGCCCTGATCCGCAGCTGCTGGTTGACGGCCACCGGACGGGTGCAGGCGTTGCTGGAGGTGCGACTCGATGACGAGGGCGCCGATGTGCTGGTGCTGAGCGGAGACGCGGCAGCGCTGGCCAGCGGCTTTGATCGGGTGATCTTCCCGGCCGATCGGGTGCGCCTGTTGCCGCTAGCGCAGCAACGACGGCTTCAGCGCCTGCAGGCCCCAGGCGTCGATCGCCCCTGGTGTGACGACGTGCTCTGGTGCGACGACAGTTCCGTTCCGGCGGCATGGGAGGCGCTGCCGAGGGCCGAGGCCAGCGCCCTGGAAGCCTGGCGGCTGCGGGTTGGTTTGCCAGGCCACCCCGCCGAACTCAACGGAGACACCAATCCGCTGGAGCTGGGGCTGGGCGACTGGTTGAGCCTGAGCAAGGGTTGCTACCTGGGGCAGGAAACCATCGCCAAGCTGACGGCACGCGATGGCGTCAAACAGAAACTGCGCCACTGGCAGCTGGTCGATGCCCCCATCGGCTTGACGATCGAACCGGGAACCCCCCTGCGTCTCAACAACGAACGGGCTGGCGTGATCACCTCAGCACTGCACACCCCAGGCGGCTGGCAAGGGCTGGCCCTGGTGCGTCGAGCCGCCCTGGAGGCTCCGCAGCTGCAGCTGGGCGGCGAGGGGCTCACGCTTCAGATCTCGCCACCAACGGGGTTCCGCGATCTGGCGGAATCGTCCTGA
- the pyrE gene encoding orotate phosphoribosyltransferase, producing MSTPSTGLPEARDQLLSRLALEAYRHGQFTLASGRSSAHYVNCKPVALSGSGLALLGPTLLDLVDADAVAVSGLTLGADPLVSCVAMAAAQQGRDLDALIVRKEAKGHGTGAWLEGPLPGAGARVTVLEDVVTTGGSSIKAVTQLREAGYQVSRVVTIVDREEGGAAAMTAAELELVSLFRLSEVAARAQELAA from the coding sequence ATGAGCACCCCATCCACCGGCCTTCCTGAGGCGCGCGATCAACTGCTCAGCCGCCTCGCCCTGGAGGCCTACCGCCACGGCCAGTTCACGCTCGCCTCTGGCCGCAGCAGTGCCCATTACGTGAACTGCAAGCCGGTGGCTCTGAGCGGCAGCGGCCTCGCCCTGCTTGGCCCCACTCTGCTCGACCTGGTGGACGCCGATGCCGTCGCCGTCAGCGGACTCACCCTCGGAGCCGATCCGCTGGTGAGCTGCGTGGCCATGGCCGCGGCCCAGCAGGGGCGCGATCTCGACGCCCTGATCGTGCGCAAGGAGGCCAAGGGCCATGGCACCGGTGCCTGGCTGGAGGGGCCCCTGCCAGGAGCCGGCGCCAGGGTGACCGTGCTCGAAGACGTGGTCACCACCGGCGGCTCCTCGATCAAGGCCGTGACCCAGCTGCGAGAGGCGGGCTATCAGGTGAGCCGGGTGGTGACGATCGTCGACCGGGAGGAAGGGGGCGCCGCCGCCATGACCGCCGCCGAACTGGAGTTGGTGAGCCTGTTTCGACTCAGCGAGGTGGCAGCCCGCGCCCAGGAGCTGGCGGCATGA
- a CDS encoding TM0106 family RecB-like putative nuclease, with the protein MGDTPAADKPEGRVLSDRLLRSWLRCRRRAWLDRYGDPVDRRYTAHRTLQLDDQQRCFVALLPEKPRHGLRAMEAGAASVVGVRLRGQGPQGWVLECHPALLQRVPGQSRWGGFAYRPVLARQGRRLTREHRLPLALAGRLLAPLQAAAVPEALAVAGAGRRLEAERLPLSHGLQSQLDEALRKLAQDLQRDALPPLAADRRKCTLCSWRGVCNREAAEQGHLSEVSGIGAKRREMLQELGFAGLADLAAADPKQLAARLERFGEQHGAMAEPLVAQARAQRDGRVEHLDPRPALPELTHAPGVLLYDIESDPDARDDFLHGFLRLPRDPAGGWALEQARYHPLLTLQEQGERPCWRRLERLLDRYGDWPVLHYGETESLALRRMAQRQGVGEAGQAAIRARLVDVHERVRRHWRLPLNSYGLKTVAAWRGFRWRQPGVDGARALLWWRQWRGSGRQDRGHVQALRWIFAYNHDDNLATWAVAQWLSEQDSLMTQDDSARSRNPVGGEI; encoded by the coding sequence ATGGGTGACACCCCTGCTGCTGACAAGCCCGAAGGGCGGGTGCTGAGTGATCGCCTGCTGCGCAGCTGGTTGCGCTGCCGGCGTCGCGCCTGGCTCGATCGGTACGGCGATCCCGTTGACCGTCGTTATACGGCCCATCGCACCCTCCAGCTCGATGATCAGCAGCGCTGTTTCGTGGCCCTGCTTCCGGAGAAGCCACGCCACGGTCTGCGGGCGATGGAAGCGGGCGCGGCCTCTGTGGTGGGGGTGCGCCTGCGCGGTCAGGGGCCGCAGGGCTGGGTGCTCGAGTGCCACCCGGCCCTACTGCAGCGGGTGCCGGGCCAGAGTCGCTGGGGCGGTTTCGCCTACCGGCCGGTGTTGGCGCGCCAGGGGCGTCGCCTGACCCGCGAGCATCGATTGCCTCTGGCCCTGGCCGGGCGGCTACTGGCTCCTCTTCAAGCAGCGGCCGTCCCGGAGGCGTTGGCGGTGGCCGGCGCCGGGCGCCGCCTGGAGGCCGAGCGTCTGCCCCTCAGCCATGGCCTGCAGAGTCAGTTGGATGAGGCCCTCCGCAAGCTGGCGCAGGATCTGCAGCGGGACGCCTTGCCGCCCCTGGCGGCGGATCGGCGCAAATGCACGCTGTGTAGCTGGCGTGGCGTCTGCAATCGGGAGGCGGCAGAGCAGGGGCACCTCAGCGAGGTGAGCGGCATCGGTGCCAAGCGTCGGGAGATGCTGCAAGAGCTCGGGTTCGCCGGGCTCGCCGATCTGGCGGCTGCTGACCCGAAGCAGCTCGCGGCACGCTTGGAGCGCTTCGGTGAGCAGCACGGAGCGATGGCCGAACCCCTCGTGGCCCAGGCCCGGGCCCAGCGGGATGGACGGGTGGAACATCTCGATCCCCGGCCCGCGTTGCCGGAGCTGACCCACGCCCCCGGAGTGCTGCTCTACGACATCGAATCAGATCCGGATGCCCGCGATGACTTTCTGCATGGTTTTCTGCGGCTTCCCCGCGATCCCGCCGGTGGCTGGGCACTGGAGCAGGCGCGCTATCACCCGCTGCTGACGCTCCAGGAGCAGGGGGAGCGGCCCTGCTGGCGGCGGCTCGAGCGCCTGCTCGATCGCTACGGCGACTGGCCCGTGCTCCATTACGGCGAAACCGAATCCCTGGCCTTGAGGCGGATGGCCCAGCGCCAGGGGGTGGGCGAGGCGGGGCAGGCCGCCATCCGGGCGCGGCTGGTGGATGTGCATGAACGGGTGCGCCGCCACTGGCGCCTGCCTCTGAACAGCTATGGCCTCAAAACGGTGGCGGCCTGGCGGGGATTCCGCTGGCGGCAGCCGGGGGTGGACGGGGCGCGGGCCCTGCTCTGGTGGCGGCAGTGGCGGGGCTCCGGTCGCCAGGACCGCGGCCACGTGCAGGCGTTGCGCTGGATCTTTGCCTACAACCACGACGACAACCTGGCCACCTGGGCTGTGGCGCAATGGCTGTCAGAGCAAGACAGCCTGATGACTCAGGACGATTCCGCCAGATCGCGGAACCCCGTTGGTGGCGAGATCTGA
- a CDS encoding hemolysin family protein, translated as MRLLLLLVLLALPAFFAAVEVALLRLRPSRVQVLSEEGVAGAPSVQRLQGRLRRALLMSQLGVTLSLVALGWVARSIAQSWWSQAAAAGRWWDLLWFLMLVAVSTLLAGLLPRAWVLNRPERAALQLAPVLEAVMRVLRPLLTLLETCASVLLRLVGLTPRWDALVPALTAGELETLIESGGVTGLRPDERNILEGVFALRDTQVREVMVPRSGMVTLPVSVRFAELMDAVHRTRHARFPVIGQSLDDVRGVLDLRRLAEPIARGVLQEDSLLEPYLLPAQRVLETSTLAELLALIRSGHPLLLVVDEHGGTEGLVTAADLTGEIVGDELEPEPAVPDLQAVPDQSGVWLVAGDLEIFELNRQLGLELPEATDHHTLAGFLLERLQHIPAPGEALRHQGVQFEILEMEGPRIVRVRMVLPEERAPSLAEPVQDHR; from the coding sequence ATGCGCCTGCTGCTGCTGCTCGTCTTGCTGGCCTTGCCAGCGTTCTTCGCAGCGGTTGAAGTCGCGCTGTTGCGCTTGCGACCCAGCCGTGTGCAGGTGCTGAGCGAGGAGGGGGTGGCGGGGGCCCCTTCGGTGCAACGTCTGCAAGGCCGTCTGCGCCGGGCACTGTTGATGTCACAGCTCGGTGTCACCCTGTCGCTGGTGGCTCTTGGCTGGGTGGCGCGCAGCATCGCCCAGAGCTGGTGGTCACAGGCTGCGGCGGCCGGCCGTTGGTGGGATCTGCTCTGGTTCCTGATGCTTGTTGCTGTGTCAACGCTCCTGGCCGGGTTGTTACCACGCGCCTGGGTGCTCAACCGTCCGGAACGGGCGGCCCTGCAGCTCGCCCCAGTCCTGGAGGCGGTGATGCGTGTGCTTCGCCCTCTGCTCACCCTGCTCGAGACCTGCGCTTCGGTGCTGCTCCGACTCGTGGGACTGACGCCCCGGTGGGATGCCCTGGTGCCTGCTCTCACCGCCGGAGAGCTGGAAACATTGATCGAGAGCGGTGGTGTCACCGGGTTGCGACCGGATGAGCGCAACATCCTTGAAGGGGTGTTCGCCCTGCGCGACACCCAAGTGCGTGAGGTGATGGTGCCGCGCTCCGGCATGGTCACCCTGCCGGTGAGTGTGCGCTTCGCTGAGTTGATGGATGCGGTGCATCGCACCCGCCATGCCCGCTTTCCGGTGATCGGCCAGTCGCTGGATGATGTGCGCGGGGTGCTCGACCTGCGTCGTCTGGCGGAACCGATCGCCCGCGGGGTGTTGCAGGAGGATTCTCTGCTCGAACCCTATCTGCTGCCGGCGCAACGGGTGCTGGAAACGAGCACCCTGGCGGAATTGCTGGCCCTGATCCGCAGCGGCCATCCTCTGCTCCTGGTGGTGGATGAGCATGGCGGCACGGAGGGATTGGTGACCGCCGCCGACCTCACCGGGGAGATCGTCGGTGATGAGCTGGAGCCTGAGCCCGCTGTTCCCGACCTGCAGGCTGTGCCTGACCAATCCGGCGTCTGGCTCGTGGCAGGGGACCTGGAGATCTTTGAACTCAACCGCCAGCTGGGTCTGGAACTGCCGGAAGCCACCGATCACCACACCCTGGCCGGATTCCTGCTCGAACGCCTCCAGCACATTCCGGCGCCTGGCGAGGCGCTGCGTCATCAGGGGGTGCAGTTCGAAATTCTGGAGATGGAAGGACCGCGGATCGTGCGGGTGCGCATGGTCCTGCCTGAGGAGCGGGCGCCTTCTTTAGCGGAACCGGTTCAGGATCACCGATAA
- a CDS encoding SAM-dependent methyltransferase, with the protein MAIAMTTGYSAQTEGARLCIDAASDWALTCVEQLPHQNHHVLIDYGAADGGTAVGLWNQVLDHLHTQQPNAHLTLIGNDLPSNDNIALAANLALQIPRPPKPTVLVSARSFYEPSVAPNSVSFGFSATAMHWLSESPGPLHNHTHVLASGDADAMQRFTAQALKDWTAILELRSRELQPGGRLLTVNLSRDSEGRYLGHNGGETRNVHDELHRIWRGLADEEVISEEQYRNGTILNFYKSPEEFMAPLKDASSAPYRNGLRLVDERTVHVRCPYRQRWNTDGDTAAFATGLMATIRSWSRHSFANAAGDAAADAVYQRLEQRIAEAPSDWSLDYVEHHQMMEKLA; encoded by the coding sequence ATGGCCATTGCCATGACCACGGGTTACAGCGCACAGACCGAAGGCGCACGTCTCTGCATCGATGCCGCCTCCGACTGGGCCTTGACTTGTGTTGAACAACTTCCCCACCAGAACCACCACGTTCTGATCGATTACGGCGCTGCCGATGGCGGTACCGCCGTTGGCCTCTGGAATCAGGTGCTCGATCACCTCCACACCCAGCAGCCGAACGCCCACCTGACGCTGATCGGAAACGATCTACCCAGCAATGACAACATTGCTCTGGCGGCGAATCTGGCCCTCCAGATCCCCAGGCCACCGAAGCCCACCGTGCTGGTGAGTGCGCGCAGCTTCTACGAGCCCTCGGTGGCTCCAAACAGCGTGAGCTTCGGTTTCTCAGCTACCGCCATGCATTGGCTGAGCGAATCCCCAGGCCCACTGCACAACCACACCCATGTGCTCGCGTCTGGTGATGCCGACGCAATGCAGCGCTTCACCGCCCAGGCGCTGAAGGACTGGACAGCGATTCTCGAGCTGCGCAGCCGCGAACTGCAACCGGGAGGCAGGCTGCTGACGGTGAACCTCTCCCGCGATTCAGAGGGCCGCTATCTGGGCCACAACGGTGGCGAAACGCGCAACGTCCACGATGAACTGCACCGCATCTGGCGGGGCCTCGCCGATGAGGAGGTGATCAGCGAGGAGCAGTACCGCAACGGCACGATCCTGAACTTCTACAAGTCGCCCGAGGAATTCATGGCGCCGCTGAAGGATGCCAGCTCGGCCCCTTACCGCAACGGCCTGCGCCTGGTGGATGAACGCACCGTCCACGTGCGCTGCCCCTACAGACAGCGCTGGAACACTGACGGCGACACCGCCGCCTTCGCCACCGGCCTGATGGCCACGATCCGCAGCTGGAGCCGGCACAGCTTCGCCAACGCCGCTGGTGACGCAGCGGCCGACGCGGTGTATCAGCGCCTGGAACAGCGCATTGCCGAAGCCCCGAGCGACTGGAGCCTGGATTACGTCGAGCACCACCAAATGATGGAGAAGCTGGCCTGA
- the rdgB gene encoding RdgB/HAM1 family non-canonical purine NTP pyrophosphatase: MSQRTLVIASGNAGKLREFARLLDALPVTIEAQPEDLEVEETGTTFAANARLKACAVAAATGHWALADDSGLAVEALGGAPGVYSARYAPSDPERIERLLNALESRSDRAAHFSAALCIAAPDGRVLAEVEGRCPGRITTAPRGDQGFGYDPIFEVASTGLTFAEMSLEEKRCHGHRGRAFALLEPQLQQLLQQG, encoded by the coding sequence ATGAGCCAGCGCACCTTGGTGATCGCCAGCGGCAACGCCGGCAAGCTCCGCGAATTTGCCCGTCTGCTGGACGCCCTGCCCGTCACGATCGAGGCCCAGCCTGAGGATCTCGAGGTGGAAGAGACCGGCACCACATTTGCTGCCAATGCCCGTCTCAAAGCCTGCGCCGTGGCAGCCGCCACGGGCCACTGGGCTCTCGCCGACGATTCCGGCCTGGCGGTGGAAGCCCTCGGAGGTGCTCCCGGCGTCTACTCGGCCCGCTACGCCCCCAGCGACCCGGAACGGATTGAGCGTCTCCTCAACGCCCTTGAATCCCGGTCCGATCGAGCCGCACACTTCAGTGCCGCCCTTTGCATTGCCGCACCCGATGGTCGCGTTCTGGCCGAAGTGGAAGGTCGCTGTCCCGGACGCATCACCACAGCCCCCCGCGGCGACCAAGGGTTCGGCTACGACCCGATCTTTGAAGTCGCCAGCACCGGATTGACCTTTGCCGAGATGAGCCTCGAGGAGAAGAGATGTCACGGACATCGCGGCCGGGCCTTCGCCCTCTTGGAGCCCCAGCTGCAGCAACTTCTCCAGCAGGGTTGA
- a CDS encoding Gfo/Idh/MocA family protein, translating into MTVPMVPVKVGVIGIGNMGWHHARVLSLLKDAELVGVADPDAERGQLATEQFGCRWFADYNTMLSEVEAVCIAVPTLLHQAVGLACLDAGLHVLIEKPIAASQDEAATLIAAASRNGRLLQVGHIERFNPAFRELTKVVANEEVVVLEARRHSPHADRANDVSVVLDLMIHDLDLVLELARAPVVRLAAAGGASAEGPLDYVNATLGFANGVVASLTASKMSHRKIRSLSAHCRASLVETDFLNHTLHIHRRAHEWYSADHGELLYRNDGFIEEVSTTSIEPLYAELEHFLQCVRGRETPAVDGQQASRALRLADLIEQAVAHPGMGVPLSEPI; encoded by the coding sequence ATGACCGTCCCCATGGTTCCGGTGAAGGTCGGCGTGATCGGCATCGGCAACATGGGTTGGCACCACGCCCGGGTGCTCAGCCTGCTCAAGGACGCGGAGCTGGTCGGTGTTGCAGATCCCGATGCCGAGCGCGGCCAGCTGGCCACCGAACAGTTCGGATGTCGCTGGTTCGCGGATTACAACACGATGCTTTCGGAGGTGGAGGCGGTCTGCATCGCCGTGCCCACTCTGCTCCACCAGGCCGTTGGTCTGGCCTGTCTGGATGCCGGCCTTCATGTGCTGATCGAAAAGCCGATCGCCGCCAGCCAAGACGAGGCCGCCACCCTGATCGCGGCGGCCAGCCGCAACGGTCGCCTGCTTCAGGTGGGTCACATCGAGCGCTTCAATCCCGCCTTCCGCGAACTCACCAAGGTGGTGGCCAATGAGGAAGTGGTGGTGCTCGAGGCACGGCGCCACAGCCCCCATGCCGATCGCGCCAACGATGTGTCGGTGGTGCTGGATCTGATGATTCACGACCTCGACCTTGTGCTGGAGCTGGCCAGAGCGCCGGTGGTGCGCCTCGCTGCTGCTGGTGGAGCCAGCGCCGAAGGACCGCTCGATTATGTGAATGCCACGCTCGGTTTCGCCAACGGTGTGGTGGCGAGCCTCACCGCCAGCAAGATGAGTCACCGCAAGATCCGCAGCCTCAGCGCCCACTGCCGGGCCAGCCTGGTGGAAACCGATTTCCTCAATCACACCCTTCACATCCACCGGCGTGCCCACGAGTGGTATTCCGCTGATCATGGTGAGTTGCTGTATCGCAACGATGGCTTCATCGAGGAGGTGAGCACCACCTCGATCGAGCCGCTTTACGCCGAACTGGAGCACTTCCTGCAGTGTGTTCGCGGCCGTGAAACGCCGGCGGTGGATGGTCAGCAGGCCTCACGGGCCCTGCGTCTGGCCGATCTGATTGAACAGGCCGTCGCCCATCCCGGCATGGGCGTTCCCCTCAGCGAGCCGATCTGA